A DNA window from Phoenix dactylifera cultivar Barhee BC4 chromosome 13, palm_55x_up_171113_PBpolish2nd_filt_p, whole genome shotgun sequence contains the following coding sequences:
- the LOC103707928 gene encoding probable xyloglucan 6-xylosyltransferase 1 gives MLCRCLGERRVRQIRRALRRGKLTFLCLFVTVIVLRGTIGAGKFGTPEQDFNEIRQRLRPHGSLPHRALVEQQADHSSAATAGKAFVADEGDDDPPRDPNIPYSLGPKISDWDEQRAAWLRRHPESPNFWGPNKPRVLLVTGSSPKPCENPVGDHYLLKSIKNKIDYCRVHGIEIFYNLALLDAEMAGFWAKLPLIRSLLLAHPEVEFLWWMDSDAMFTDMAFDLPWERYAPFNLVMHGWNEMVYDDKNWIGLNTGSFLLRNCQWSLDLLDAWAPMGPKGKVRTEAGKVLTSFLKDRPVFEADDQSAMVYLLVTQRDRWADKVYLESAYYLHGYWGILVDRYEEMIENYHPGLGDHRWPLVTHFVGCKPCGKFGDYPVERCLKQMDRAFNFGDNQILQMYGFTHKSLVSRRVKRIRNETSNPLDLTKDELGLLHPSFKAAVKVPNAAAS, from the coding sequence ATGTTGTGCCGGTGCTTGGGTGAGCGGCGGGTCCGCCAGATCCGGCGCGCCCTCCGGCGGGGGAAGCTCACCTTCCTCTGCCTCTTCGTCACAGTCATCGTCCTCCGCGGCACCATCGGTGCCGGCAAATTTGGCACCCCCGAGCAGGACTTCAACGAGATCCGCCAGCGCCTCCGCCCCCACGGCTCCCTCCCCCACCGTGCCCTCGTCGAACAGCAAGCCGACCATTCCTCCGCTGCCACCGCCGGGAAAGCCTTCGTCGCCGACGAGGGCGACGACGATCCGCCGCGGGATCCCAACATTCCCTATTCGCTGGGCCCCAAGATCTCCGACTGGGACGAGCAGCGCGCCGCCTGGCTCCGCCGCCACCCGGAATCCCCTAACTTCTGGGGCCCCAACAAGCCCCGCGTCCTCCTCGTCACCGGCTCCTCCCCCAAGCCCTGCGAGAACCCCGTCGGCGACCACTACCTCCTCAAGTCCATCAAGAACAAGATCGACTACTGCCGCGTCCACGGCATCGAAATCTTCTACAACCTCGCCCTGCTCGACGCCGAGATGGCCGGTTTCTGGGCCAAGCTCCCTCTGATCCGCTCCCTCCTCCTCGCCCACCCAGAGGTCGAGTTCCTCTGGTGGATGGACTCCGACGCCATGTTCACCGACAtggccttcgatctcccctgggAGCGCTACGCCCCCTTCAACCTCGTCATGCACGGCTGGAACGAGATGGTGTACGACGACAAGAACTGGATCGGCCTCAACACCGGCAGCTTCCTCCTCCGCAACTGCCAGTGGTCGCTCGACCTCCTCGACGCGTGGGCCCCAATGGGTCCCAAAGGCAAGGTCCGCACCGAGGCCGGCAAGGTCCTGACCTCCTTCCTCAAGGACCGGCCGGTGTTCGAGGCCGACGACCAGTCGGCCATGGTGTACCTCCTCGTCACGCAGCGCGATCGCTGGGCCGACAAGGTCTACCTCGAGAGCGCCTACTACCTCCACGGCTACTGGGGTATCCTCGTCGACCGGTACGAGGAGATGATCGAGAACTACCACCCAGGCCTCGGCGATCACCGGTGGCCCCTTGTGACTCACTTTGTCGGCTGCAAGCCCTGCGGCAAGTTCGGGGACTACCCCGTCGAGCGCTGCCTTAAGCAGATGGACCGGGCGTTCAACTTCGGTGACAACCAGATCCTCCAGATGTATGGCTTCACCCACAAATCGCTTGTCAGCCGGAGGGTGAAGAGGATCAGGAATGAGACGAGCAATCCGCTCGATTTGACGAAGGACGAGCTCGGGCTGCTGCACCCGTCGTTCAAAGCTGCTGTCAAGGTCCCAAATGCTGCTGCATCCTGA